A single Nostoc sp. GT001 DNA region contains:
- a CDS encoding VOC family protein: MQNNSKITPCLWFDDQAEAAAQFYTSIFRNSKIVHVSRYGDAGQEIHGKPAGAVMTVSFELDGQPFTALNGGPTFKFNEAISFQIFCDTQADVDDYWQKLSADGDETAQQCGWLKDKYGVSWQIIPRILIELLNHPDAATSQNVTTTMLQMKKIEIDELKRVAAD; encoded by the coding sequence ATGCAAAACAATTCCAAAATCACTCCCTGTTTATGGTTTGACGATCAAGCCGAAGCCGCCGCTCAGTTTTATACGTCGATTTTTCGCAATTCCAAAATTGTCCACGTCAGTCGATATGGAGACGCTGGACAGGAAATTCACGGAAAACCAGCCGGAGCCGTCATGACTGTCAGCTTTGAACTTGATGGTCAGCCGTTCACAGCACTCAACGGTGGTCCGACCTTCAAATTTAACGAGGCGATTTCCTTCCAAATCTTTTGCGATACCCAGGCGGACGTGGACGATTACTGGCAAAAATTGTCTGCCGATGGGGATGAAACCGCACAGCAATGCGGCTGGCTCAAAGACAAATACGGCGTCTCCTGGCAAATTATTCCTCGCATTCTGATTGAGTTACTCAACCACCCCGACGCGGCAACCTCTCAAAACGTGACCACTACCATGCTGCAAATGAAGAAGATCGAGATTGATGAACTCAAGCGTGTCGCTGCTGATTAG
- a CDS encoding YciI family protein translates to MKYLLLIYMDENAMSDTEREHCYGESAQLAQDLHTQGQFLATAPLHPVATATSVQVREGKSLVTDGPFAETREQLGGFFLVNAQDLDEAIAIATRIPGAKVGTVEIRPVIEVVGLPAQP, encoded by the coding sequence ATGAAATATTTGCTGCTGATTTATATGGACGAAAACGCCATGAGCGACACCGAGCGGGAGCATTGCTATGGGGAATCTGCCCAACTCGCCCAGGACTTGCATACTCAAGGACAATTTCTGGCGACGGCTCCGCTCCATCCTGTTGCAACCGCAACTAGTGTCCAAGTCCGTGAAGGCAAATCACTCGTGACCGATGGACCATTTGCCGAAACCCGCGAACAATTGGGTGGATTCTTCCTCGTTAATGCTCAGGATTTGGATGAAGCCATTGCGATCGCCACCCGCATCCCAGGTGCAAAAGTCGGCACCGTCGAAATCCGTCCTGTCATCGAAGTTGTGGGACTACCAGCACAGCCCTGA
- a CDS encoding IS1 family transposase (programmed frameshift) has product MECPRCGSSHIRKNGNKRGKQNHICCNCDRQFIDRYEPPQGYSDEVKRECLKMYVNGMGFRGIERVKGVHHTTLITWVKLVGELLPDVYDPETIPEVGELDELETFVGFKKNKVWLWTAVNHFTQGILAWVLGDHSAETFRPLWDIVGTWQCYFYVTDGWLVYPGFIPEGDQIVSKTYMTRVEGENTRLRHYLARLHRKTLCYSKSAQMLKYSIRLLLHYLKFWDVPVSV; this is encoded by the exons ATGGAATGTCCGCGTTGTGGGTCGTCTCATATCCGTAAGAACGGAAATAAAAGAGGTAAACAGAATCACATTTGCTGTAATTGCGATCGCCAATTTATTGATCGGTACGAACCACCTCAAGGATACAGTGATGAAGTGAAACGGGAATGCCTGAAAATGTACGTTAATGGTATGGGATTTCGTGGCATTGAACGGGTCAAAGGTGTGCATCACACGACATTGATTACTTGGGTAAAACTTGTAGGAGAACTGCTACCTGATGTTTATGATCCAGAGACAATTCCAGAAGTTGGCGAACTCGATGAACTAGAAACGTTCGTCGGCT TCAAAAAAAACAAAGTTTGGCTTTGGACAGCAGTGAACCACTTCACACAAGGTATTTTAGCGTGGGTTTTGGGCGACCATAGCGCCGAAACTTTTCGACCGTTATGGGATATTGTAGGTACTTGGCAGTGCTATTTCTATGTCACGGATGGATGGTTGGTCTATCCAGGCTTTATTCCAGAGGGCGACCAGATTGTGAGCAAGACTTACATGACACGAGTTGAGGGGGAAAACACCCGGTTGCGCCACTATCTCGCTCGATTGCATCGAAAAACGCTATGTTATTCCAAATCAGCACAAATGCTGAAATACTCGATTCGATTGCTACTTCACTATCTCAAGTTTTGGGATGTTCCAGTTTCAGTATGA
- a CDS encoding VOC family protein: MKLNSYLMFNGNCEAAFKFYEQCLGGKMTMMMTHKEAPSAENVSPEWQDKIMHACLELDDRLLMGSDCPPGYFETPQGFYIQISVPQIAEAERLFHALAENGKVKMAIAQTFWSSRFAMLTDQFGTPWMINCEQTI; the protein is encoded by the coding sequence ATGAAACTTAATTCTTACCTGATGTTCAATGGCAACTGTGAGGCAGCGTTCAAGTTCTATGAACAATGTCTGGGTGGCAAGATGACTATGATGATGACACACAAAGAAGCACCTTCCGCAGAAAATGTCTCACCGGAATGGCAGGACAAAATCATGCACGCTTGCCTTGAACTAGATGATCGCCTCCTGATGGGATCTGACTGCCCACCAGGATACTTTGAAACCCCGCAAGGTTTCTACATACAAATTAGCGTTCCCCAAATCGCTGAGGCAGAACGGCTTTTTCACGCTCTAGCAGAAAACGGCAAGGTGAAGATGGCGATCGCGCAAACGTTCTGGTCATCGCGCTTTGCCATGTTGACCGATCAGTTTGGGACACCGTGGATGATCAACTGCGAACAAACCATCTGA
- a CDS encoding RNA-guided endonuclease TnpB family protein, which translates to MEKAYRYRFYPTTEQEQILRRTIGCVRLVFNKALASRTEAWYERQQKVDYVQSSAMLTSWKKLDDLQFLNEVSCVPLQQGLRHLQTAFTNFFAGRARYPNFKKKQSGGSAEFTKSAFRWKDGQVYLAKCSQSLPIKWSRQLPEGCEPSTITVRLEPSGRWFVSLRIEDLTDQAMQPVDSAVGLDVGISSLVTLSTGEKIANPKAFDKHYQKLRKVQKSLSRKQKTSRNRDKARLKVARIQAKISDGRKDHLHKLTIRLIRENQTIVVEDLAVKNMVKNPKLARVISDAAWGEMVRQLEYKAKWYGRTLVKIDRWFPSSKRCGNCGHIVDKLPLSIREWDCPNCGTHHDRDINASRNILRQCGLGVSPSGATAVAVGHTVAVCGANIRPDRHKSKGQLRKSSNGKKQKPKS; encoded by the coding sequence ATGGAAAAAGCCTACCGCTACCGTTTTTACCCAACCACCGAGCAAGAACAGATATTGCGCCGGACAATTGGTTGTGTGCGGTTGGTTTTCAACAAAGCTTTGGCTTCCCGAACTGAGGCTTGGTACGAGAGACAGCAGAAAGTTGATTATGTTCAGTCTTCTGCTATGTTGACTTCTTGGAAAAAACTTGATGACCTCCAATTTCTGAATGAGGTTAGCTGTGTACCACTGCAACAAGGTCTGAGACATCTGCAAACGGCTTTCACTAACTTTTTTGCTGGTAGAGCAAGATACCCCAACTTCAAAAAGAAGCAAAGTGGTGGCAGCGCGGAATTTACCAAGTCTGCTTTCCGGTGGAAAGATGGACAAGTTTACTTGGCTAAATGCTCTCAAAGTTTGCCAATTAAATGGTCTAGGCAGCTTCCCGAAGGATGTGAACCTAGCACCATCACAGTTAGACTTGAACCTTCTGGACGCTGGTTTGTTAGTTTGCGGATTGAGGATCTGACCGACCAAGCCATGCAACCAGTTGATAGTGCTGTAGGCTTGGATGTTGGCATTAGTAGCCTTGTCACCCTGAGTACGGGTGAAAAGATTGCGAATCCAAAAGCGTTTGACAAGCACTATCAAAAGTTGAGGAAAGTCCAAAAGTCTTTGAGTCGCAAACAAAAAACTTCTCGCAATCGTGATAAAGCTAGACTCAAAGTTGCTCGGATTCAAGCTAAAATTTCTGACGGACGTAAAGACCATCTGCATAAACTGACAATCCGACTGATTCGTGAAAACCAAACGATAGTAGTTGAGGATTTGGCAGTTAAAAACATGGTCAAAAATCCCAAACTTGCCCGTGTTATTAGTGATGCTGCATGGGGCGAGATGGTGAGGCAACTGGAATATAAAGCCAAGTGGTACGGTCGAACCTTGGTGAAGATTGACCGATGGTTTCCCAGTTCTAAACGCTGTGGTAACTGTGGACATATCGTTGATAAATTGCCGTTGAGTATCAGAGAGTGGGATTGTCCAAACTGCGGAACACACCACGACCGTGATATCAACGCCAGCCGGAATATCTTGAGGCAGTGCGGTCTTGGGGTTTCCCCAAGTGGAGCAACTGCCGTGGCGGTGGGACACACCGTTGCAGTCTGTGGAGCGAACATAAGACCTGATAGGCATAAGTCTAAAGGGCAGTTGCGAAAATCCAGTAATGGAAAGAAACAGAAACCCAAATCGTGA
- a CDS encoding GNAT family N-acetyltransferase gives MRTKVKLIRGQDSMAVEADLVELVQKHVNDYASAWKEQLRLYGQEDKFWDWEFKLQFVIGRQPNREGYAIEYEGETQGLMLIETKMHGSRISEGKRLVYLDGIASAPWNREFIQRPPKLKGVGTALLAFARNRSIELGYEGRVGLHSLPGAEEFYDNQGMIDLGEDEDYEDLVYFEYGVRRSSE, from the coding sequence ATGCGAACAAAAGTAAAACTAATTCGCGGTCAAGATAGCATGGCCGTGGAAGCAGATTTAGTCGAATTAGTGCAAAAGCACGTCAATGATTATGCCTCCGCGTGGAAAGAACAATTAAGATTGTACGGACAAGAAGATAAATTTTGGGACTGGGAGTTTAAACTTCAGTTCGTTATTGGCAGACAACCAAACCGCGAAGGCTATGCAATTGAGTACGAAGGCGAAACTCAAGGGTTAATGCTGATTGAAACTAAAATGCACGGTTCGCGTATCAGTGAGGGAAAACGTCTGGTATACCTTGATGGAATTGCTTCTGCGCCTTGGAACCGGGAATTTATTCAACGCCCTCCAAAATTAAAAGGTGTTGGTACTGCACTCTTAGCTTTTGCCAGAAACCGCAGTATAGAACTAGGTTACGAGGGTAGAGTTGGGTTGCATTCGCTACCAGGAGCAGAAGAATTTTATGATAATCAAGGGATGATTGATTTGGGAGAGGATGAAGATTACGAAGACCTAGTTTATTTTGAGTATGGAGTTCGTCGTTCTTCTGAATAG
- a CDS encoding glutathione S-transferase family protein — MKLYEFAPTRSIRVRWVLQELGVEFEAISINMRAGEHRTPDFLTINPTGKLPVLIDGEHIITESVAIALYLGEKYPESNLVPTDLLLRAQLYRWLLFTATELEQPLWRIARHTFIYPEELRLPAEIPLARQDFTSMAVVLENHLLDRQFVVGEHVTVADFVLAYTLDWANEVQLLATFPTLVDYMERMYKRPKASGRIAAALASLNQTSQ; from the coding sequence ATGAAACTCTATGAATTTGCTCCCACGCGATCAATTCGAGTTCGCTGGGTTCTCCAGGAACTTGGGGTGGAATTTGAAGCAATCTCCATCAACATGCGGGCAGGTGAACACCGTACACCCGATTTTCTCACCATTAATCCCACTGGCAAGCTCCCTGTACTCATCGATGGCGAACATATCATTACTGAATCCGTAGCCATTGCTTTGTACCTCGGTGAGAAGTACCCAGAATCTAACTTGGTACCTACAGACTTGCTTCTGCGAGCACAGCTTTATCGTTGGCTCCTCTTTACTGCCACCGAATTGGAACAGCCGCTATGGCGTATCGCTCGCCACACGTTTATATACCCAGAAGAGTTGAGATTGCCTGCTGAAATACCTCTCGCTCGGCAAGACTTCACCAGTATGGCTGTCGTTTTAGAGAACCATCTGTTGGATCGGCAGTTTGTAGTGGGTGAACACGTCACAGTGGCTGATTTTGTGCTTGCTTACACACTGGATTGGGCGAACGAAGTTCAGCTACTCGCCACTTTCCCCACGCTGGTGGACTACATGGAACGAATGTACAAACGACCAAAGGCATCTGGGCGAATCGCAGCTGCACTTGCAAGTCTCAATCAGACCTCACAATGA
- a CDS encoding VOC family protein, which yields MSTQIFVNLPVKYLQQSIEFFTKLGFQFNPQFTDETATCMIVSETIFVMLLRHEKFKTFTPNPICDATKSTEVLTCLSVESREKVDRLVREAVAAGGTTYNEPQDHGFMYAHGFQDLDGHIWELIYMEPEATHPVEAQREGAGV from the coding sequence ATTAGTACTCAAATTTTCGTCAACCTACCCGTCAAATATCTCCAGCAATCCATCGAGTTTTTCACAAAACTTGGCTTTCAGTTCAACCCCCAATTTACCGATGAAACGGCCACCTGCATGATTGTGTCCGAAACCATCTTTGTGATGCTTTTGAGGCATGAGAAATTCAAAACATTCACGCCAAACCCGATTTGCGATGCCACAAAAAGTACCGAAGTGTTGACGTGCTTATCAGTTGAGAGCCGAGAAAAAGTGGATCGGCTGGTTCGTGAAGCCGTTGCTGCTGGTGGCACAACCTACAACGAACCTCAAGACCACGGATTTATGTACGCGCATGGATTTCAGGATTTAGATGGTCACATTTGGGAACTGATTTACATGGAACCCGAAGCAACCCATCCAGTTGAGGCCCAAAGGGAAGGAGCAGGAGTGTGA
- a CDS encoding YciI family protein, producing MKVMVFVKATQDSETGVMPSEQLLTEMGQYNEELATAGILLAAEGLHPSSKGVRVHFSGTDRTVTQGPFTPAPELVAGYWLWQVNSMEEAVAWVKRCPNPMPGDSEIEIRPVFEAEDFGEVLTPALREQEDRIRAQLETQQQE from the coding sequence ATGAAAGTCATGGTCTTTGTCAAAGCAACCCAAGACTCCGAAACTGGGGTCATGCCGAGCGAACAGCTTTTAACTGAAATGGGGCAGTACAACGAAGAATTAGCCACCGCAGGTATCTTGCTCGCCGCTGAGGGGTTGCATCCTAGCTCAAAAGGGGTGCGAGTTCACTTTTCAGGAACCGATCGCACCGTCACCCAAGGACCTTTCACTCCAGCGCCAGAGCTAGTGGCAGGGTACTGGCTGTGGCAGGTGAACTCAATGGAAGAGGCAGTTGCTTGGGTCAAGCGCTGCCCTAACCCTATGCCAGGAGACTCCGAGATTGAGATTCGTCCCGTATTCGAGGCAGAGGATTTTGGTGAAGTCCTGACACCCGCCTTAAGGGAGCAGGAAGACCGCATTCGCGCTCAACTTGAAACGCAGCAGCAAGAGTAA